The Toxorhynchites rutilus septentrionalis strain SRP chromosome 3, ASM2978413v1, whole genome shotgun sequence genome includes a region encoding these proteins:
- the LOC129778053 gene encoding odorant receptor Or2-like: MLIEDCPIINVNAKVWLFWAYIRQPKWYSYLLGCIPVTVLNVFQFMNLFHIIASGTGNMNKIIIDGYFTVLYFNLVLRTSFLMTNRRKFEDFLQGIADEYSVLEKQQEMRPLMEQLTNRARILSKSNLWLGAFISVCFVTYPLFSQENVLPYGVYAPGVDVHATPIYEIVFVLQVYLTFPACCMYIPFTSFYCTCTLFGLIRIDALKRSLKRLHEFSHIDRTLQAKLKECFEYHKGIIKYVSDLNELVTYIFLLEFLSFGLMLCALLFLLSTSNQLAQMMMIGSYIFMILSQMYALYWHSNEVREQSLDIGDSLYNARWLDFNKSIKKEMILLIARAQRPLAIKVGNVYPMTLEMFQALLNVSYSYFTLLRRVYN; the protein is encoded by the exons ATGTTGATCGAAGACTGTCCAATAATCAACGTCAACGCCAAGGTGTGGCTTTTCTGGGCTTATATCCGCCAGCCAAAGTGGTACAGTTATTTGCTCGGCTGCATTCCGGTGACGGTTCTGAACGTGTTTCAGTTTATGAATCTTTTCCACATCATTGCATCCGGCACGGGCAATATGAACAAGATCATCATCGATGGCTATTTCACAGTGCTATACTTCAACTTGGTGCTGCGGACTTCATTCCTGATGACCAATCGCCGGAAGTTTGAGGACTTTCTGCAGGGAATTGCCGACGAGTATTCCGTGCTGGAG AAACAGCAGGAAATGCGTCCGCTGATGGAACAGTTGACCAATCGGGCCCGAATATTGTCTAAATCGAATCTATGGCTAGGTGCATTCATCAGCGTTTGCTTCGTCACGTATCCACTGTTCTCGCAGGAGAATGTGCTTCCGTACGGAGTGTATGCACCCGGTGTTGACGTCCATGCGACGCCAATATACGAAATTGTGTTTGTTCTGCAGGTTTATCTAACCTTTCCGGCGTGCTGTATGTACATCCCGTTTACCAGCTTCTACTGCACGTGTACCCTGTTCGGGTTGATCCGGATTGACGCGCTCAAGCGCTCACTGAAGCGACTTCACGAGTTCAGCCACATCGACCGAACGCTGCAGGCTAAGTTGAAGGAGTGCTTCGAGTATCATAAGGGCATTATCAA GTACGTAAGCGATTTGAACGAGCTGGTGACCTACATATTCCTGCTGGAGTTCCTGTCCTTCGGGTTGATGCTGTGTGCCCTACTGTTTCTCCTGAGTACC AGCAATCAGCTGGCTCAGATGATGATGATTGGCTCGTATATCTTCATGATTCTCTCGCAAATGTACGCCCTCTACTGGCACTCGAACGAGGTCCGGGAACAG AGTTTGGATATCGGTGACTCGCTTTACAACGCCCGGTGGCTCGATTTCAACAAATCCATCAAGAAGGAGATGATTTTGCTGATTGCTCGTGCACAGCGACCGCTGGCG ATCAAGGTGGGGAATGTATACCCGATGACACTGGAAATGTTCCAAGCGTTGCTCAATGTTTCCTATTCGTACTTCACTTTGCTTCGGAGGGTTTATAATTGA
- the LOC129777015 gene encoding uncharacterized protein LOC129777015, producing the protein MEFLKAVQNGLYETVRASLSKIDIDQQDESTANSALHLAVTSTRNKTKLIELLIGAGADCDLKNRDGLTPSELALSKGARNVAEFMVRKEFEGVPDDRAVYRLVRRGCVELLRIYLEKRAFDIHTKMKLIVRAVDELGVKRVTLEEQMKVFLEYQLVDYSYRFGAVGGMCGARRKADQGEDDQEAEKRVEMILNCTKYLRENYDGDDLNDLDDKFVLRLRIICECCFFLEDIEARRERKLYTHIPLSEITYLIGVFLAILERHVGFEIYKLVINKNMIMSYLGAVCDELRVETVGGPRRGKDNSFQWTAQLLLDLIGCIREERLLRYIARRKRVNEALNRIGEAGGGGGEGVELSPVDREVVMNELQRKEFQTSQEGVLERDGKWYVAEFVSYLKCERKTIAALWHQRHPKLRLQKRQVQFIVSRKVLSRIKSHNVGELSKNKMKIVEKEVNSHEFQALTKTISRRSRLIFRRMRKTFDQIKQMYTVKKIAHYIENVIVIDADDEANESLCMLAIKRVLQLIDQSIRNDHQHPAFVKVLENVLDHVLSSTQSSHKSKDFREFFSQRYSLAKYLINKSLDLSHFKLMQDSLRSVYRFFLYVINIQLIEAYKTFLGIAYRLSNLAQIKSFAKYVGDHNLHTLSHIQFDHVFYNEDDTASIIYELKKMYTGMSNELKLLSFIEKNIHFRFYHMQYHQTRLRVTLSSFSVVYRALRANPCFDSVRRLLYSYLHQSYQKYDISKSISISDSTLALKELLRPYGSVHENEETLAVVKHLEQLQELMDPDRLFGIAPVRSGGAARGVADATRYHQFTRKLLEEVGVQLGEEDFGLLHDRLGRAYYGNIFVLQNRHRVLGEFFRQRDIRVDGKRLAGCREHDEEQLQEEFDAKVNDLVRLLERFGCLSVEGLMGSLSELPPFVQIALEFGLLELLEILVAVNALGSNFQALKGRAPVLSGRNLKSYLERDSLVMDLLVFGSMATVYLNALIFKEYGFKLYGGGGSQVPEVPVEIVGLEDKFRERWKWFEMQEILYDSVRMGDLDLVRENVSNGSDLRGKRFGPLVLKELCQYSLIDCAIAGNFKDMIDMLNRDYSEISAERVRLLKYLLRRTVKSHFLVGQYCKLSPEDRKMLVLYLCAFLGDVGLFLRNLERYNAYEDLHLFVNSENHDFVSQVIRCSSGYDFNKCDSNGMTILHKLVNSGNLQAVESLSRIADVDFNATNSLKYSALNLACRLNLLEIVKFLVGFKSIDKNTISEDEKLPVFWLIQYQNSREIIHLAVDPTTELTSFSSELCLLHKAIEFDNLDVVRYLIEDRKVEPARIYSNCNNVLHAAASYNRIHILNYLLSLPNIRKLINNTNLVKNTPLNIACKEGYLTVAKTLLQHNVRTDTCGEYGLNPLAFAMYTNSFKLMKLLFQHGAKISYPLSSDFQPINMAILNRNIPMLKFLLKSGVDANSAPLCFINAVYSGSREIVRILFSAKATYVNYKDEFCQTALHLCVERDEYEIARELLKCGADINAKNRSGTTPLHLAVQGANVRFVQLLLDHRCLVDELNYHGETPLIKAVVCNNLEIMKLLLNNGASVERLRNSDPPVLLYLVQENHEEILDYLLEHCHFNPNEQDAQGNSLLYIATQHNHVDLVKLLVDKYHAKANPVNHKKLTPLMLARVKEHTEIFSFLESRVAEE; encoded by the coding sequence ATGGAATTCCTGAAAGCGGTCCAGAACGGGCTCTACGAGACCGTCCGCGCTTCGTTGTCCAAAATCGACATCGACCAGCAGGATGAAAGCACCGCGAATAGTGCCCTCCACCTGGCGGTCACCTCCACCCGTAACAAAACCAAACTGATCGAGCTACTGATCGGAGCCGGAGCGGATTGCGATCTGAAGAACCGGGATGGGTTGACACCGTCGGAGTTGGCCCTATCGAAGGGTGCCCGCAACGTAGCGGAGTTTATGGTGCGTAAGGAGTTCGAAGGTGTGCCCGATGATCGGGCCGTGTACCGGCTGGTGCGGAGGGGATGCGTCGAGTTGCTGCGAATCTATTTGGAGAAGCGTGCGTTCGATATTCACACCAAGATGAAACTGATCGTGCGGGCGGTGGACGAGTTGGGCGTGAAGCGGGTGACGTTGGAGGAACAGATGAAGGTGTTTTTGGAGTATCAGCTGGTGGATTATAGCTACCGGTTTGGGGCGGTTGGGGGAATGTGCGGCGCTAGGAGAAAGGCAGACCAAGGCGAAGACGACCAAGAGGCTGAGAAGCGGGTGGAGATGATATTGAACTGTACCAAATATTTGCGGGAGAATTATGACGGTGATGATTTGAACGATCTTGATGACAAGTTCGTGCTGAGATTGCGGATAATATGCGAGTGCTGCTTCTTTCTAGAGGACATCGAGGCGAGACGAGAGCGCAAGCTGTACACCCACATCCCCCTCTCGGAGATAACCTACTTGATTGGAGTATTTTTAGCGATCTTGGAGCGACACGTAGGATTCGAGATTTATAAgcttgttattaataaaaatatgattATGTCGTATTTGGGAGCGGTTTGTGACGAGCTGCGGGTCGAAACGGTAGGCGGACCGAGAAGGGGGAAGGACAACTCGTTCCAATGGACTGCGCAGCTGTTGTTGGATCTCATTGGGTGCATCCGTGAGGAGCGACTGCTGAGATACATCGCCCGGAGGAAACGGGTGAACGAAGCGTTAAATCGAATAGGAGAAGCCGGTGGTGGCGGTGGCGAAGGCGTCGAGCTGTCCCCGGTTGACAGAGAGGTGGTAATGAATGAACTCCAACGAAAAGAATTTCAAACGTCACAGGAGGGCGTGCTGGAACGCGATGGCAAATGGTATGTGGCGGAATTTGTCAGCTATTTAAAGTGCGAGCGAAAGACAATCGCTGCTCTTTGGCACCAACGGCATCCGAAGCTCCGCCTTCAGAAGAGACAGGTGCAGTTTATAGTCAGCCGAAAAGTGTTGAGCAGAATCAAATCTCACAACGTTGGTGAGTTgagtaaaaataaaatgaagatCGTAGAGAAAGAGGTGAACTCGCACGAGTTCCAAGCGCTTACCAAAACAATTAGCCGGCGGAGTCGGCTAATCTTCCGCCGGATGCGGAAGACATTCGATCAGATCAAGCAAATGTACACGGTCAAAAAGATCGCTCACTACATTGAGAATGTGATTGTGATCGACGCGGACGATGAAGCGAATGAGTCGCTCTGTATGCTGGCGATCAAGCGAGTGCTTCAACTGATCGATCAGTCTATAAGGAATGATCATCAACATCCCGCTTTCGTCAAAGTTCTAGAAAACGTACTCGATCATGTGCTGTCTTCGACGCAATCGTCCCACAAGAGTAAAGATTTTCGGGAATTCTTTTCTCAAAGGTACTCCCTCGCGAAGTACTTGATCAACAAATCACTCGATCTGAGCCACTTTAAGTTGATGCAAGACAGCCTCCGGTCTGTGTATCGATTCTTCCTTTACGTGATCAACATACAGCTGATCGAGGCCTACAAAACCTTCCTGGGAATCGCTTATCGACTGTCCAACCTCGCTCAAATCAAATCCTTCGCGAAGTATGTGGGTGACCACAATCTCCACACGCTGAGCCACATCCAGTTCGATCATGTGTTCTACAACGAGGACGACACGGCGAGCATCATCTACGAGCTGAAGAAAATGTACACCGGAATGTCGAACGAACTTAAGCTGCTGTCGTTCATCGAGAAGAACATCCACTTCCGGTTCTACCACATGCAGTACCACCAAACGCGACTCCGAGTGACGTTGAGCAGCTTCTCGGTGGTATACCGGGCACTGCGGGCGAACCCTTGCTTCGATAGCGTCCGGCGGCTGCTGTACTCATACTTGCACCAAAGCTACCAGAAGTATGACATCTCGAAGTCGATCTCGATCTCGGACTCAACGCTCGCGTTGAAGGAACTCCTGCGGCCCTACGGGAGCGTCCACGAGAACGAGGAGACGCTGGCGGTTGTGAAGCACCTCGAGCAGCTGCAGGAACTGATGGACCCGGATCGGCTGTTTGGGATTGCACCAGTGCGGAGTGGCGGCGCCGCGAGGGGGGTAGCGGACGCGACAAGGTATCATCAGTTCACGAGGAAGCTGCTGGAGGAGGTGGGAGTGCAGCTTGGGGAAGAGGACTTCGGGTTACTGCACGATCGTTTGGGGAGGGCTTATTACGGGAATATTTTCGTACTGCAGAATCGACACCGAGTGTTGGGGGAGTTCTTCCGGCAGCGGGATATTCGGGTGGACGGGAAGCGATTGGCTGGTTGTCGGGAGCATGACGAGGAACAGCTCCAGGAGGAGTTCGACGCAAAAGTGAACGATCTGGTTCGACTGTTGGAGAGATTCGGTTGCTTGAGTGTGGAAGGATTGATGGGTTCGCTGTCGGAATTACCACCGTTTGTGCAGATCGCGCTAGAGTTTGGACTGCTGGAGTTGCTGGAGATTCTTGTGGCGGTGAATGCACTTGGTAGTAACTTTCAGGCACTGAAAGGGCGCGCACCGGTGCTGAGTGGGAGAAATTTGAAAAGCTATCTAGAGCGAGATTCGCTAGTGATGGATTTGCTGGTGTTCGGTTCAATGGCGACCGTTTATTTAAACGCACTGATCTTCAAAGAGTATGGATTCAAACTGTACGGAGGAGGTGGGAGTCAGGTCCCGGAGGTCCCCGTTGAAATCGTTGGATTGGAGGATAAGTTTAGGGAACGGTGGAAGTGGTTCGAGATGCAGGAGATTTTGTACGATTCGGTACGGATGGGTGATTTGGACCTGGTGCGGGAGAATGTGAGCAATGGATCGGATCTGCGAGGGAAGCGTTTCGGCCCACTGGTTCTGAAGGAGCTGTGTCAATACAGCTTGATAGATTGTGCCATCGCTGGTAATTTTAAGGATATGATCGACATGTTGAATCGCGATTATAGCGAGATTAGTGCGGAAAGAGTGCGGTTGCTAAAATACTTATTGAGAAGGACTGTGAAGTCGCACTTTTTGGTCGGACAATATTGCAAACTAAGTCCGGAGGACAGAAAGATGCTAGTGTTGTATTTATGCGCGTTTTTGGGCGACGTTGGCTTGTTCCTGAGAAACTTGGAACGATACAACGCCTACGAAGATCTTCATCTGTTCGTCAACTCGGAGAATCATGATTTCGTCAGCCAAGTGATTCGATGCTCGAGTGGATATGACTTCAATAAGTGCGACTCAAATGGAATGACGATTCTGCATAAGCTTGTAAACTCTGGAAATCTACAAGCGGTTGAATCATTGAGCCGAATAGCTGATGTAGATTTCAACGCCACTAACAGTTTGAAGTATTCCGCGTTGAATTTGGCCTGCAGACTGAATCTACTGGAAATTGtcaaatttctcgtcggattcaAATCTATCGATAAGAATACGATTAGTGAGGACGAGAAACTACCCGTCTTCTGGCTGATCCAATATCAAAACTCGAGAGAGATCATTCATTTGGCGGTGGATCCGACCACAGAGCTAACCTCCTTCTCCAGCGAACTTTGTTTACTCCACAAAGCGATCGAATTCGACAATTTGGACGTCGTTCGGTACTTGATCGAGGACAGGAAGGTTGAGCCAGCTCGGATCTACTCAAACTGCAACAATGTGCTGCACGCTGCCGCTAGCTACAATCGGATCCACATTCTCAATTATCTGTTATCGCTGCCGAATATCCGGAAGCTGATCAACAACACCAACCTGGTGAAGAACACCCCGCTTAACATTGCCTGTAAGGAGGGTTATCTCACGGTAGCGAAAACTCTACTCCAACACAACGTTCGCACGGATACCTGCGGAGAGTATGGACTCAATCCGTTGGCCTTCGCAATGTACACCAACAGTTTCAAGTTGATGAAGCTTCTCTTTCAGCACGGAGCTAAGATCAGTTACCCACTGAGCTCGGACTTCCAGCCGATCAACATGGCAATCTTGAACCGGAACATCCCAATGCTGAAATTTCTGCTCAAAAGCGGCGTCGACGCGAACAGCGCACCCCTCTGCTTCATCAACGCGGTCTACTCGGGCTCGCGGGAGATCGTTCGGATTCTGTTCAGCGCTAAAGCGACTTACGTCAACTACAAGGACGAATTCTGCCAGACAGCACTGCATCTCTGCGTGGAACGGGACGAATACGAGATCGCTCGGGAGTTGCTCAAATGCGGAGCAGACATTAACGCAAAGAACCGTTCCGGAACCACCCCCCTGCACTTGGCGGTGCAGGGCGCTAACGTGCGATTCGTGCAGCTTCTGCTCGACCACCGGTGCTTGGTGGATGAACTGAATTACCACGGAGAAACCCCCCTAATCAAAGCGGTCGTGTGCAATAACCTAGAAATTATGAAGCTCCTGCTCAACAACGGCGCCAGTGTCGAGCGGTTGCGCAACAGCGATCCACCGGTTCTGCTCTATCTCGTGCAGGAAAACCACGAAGAGATTCTCGACTATCTGTTGGAGCACTGTCACTTCAACCCGAACGAGCAGGATGCCCAAGGGAACTCGCTGCTCTACATAGCCACGCAGCACAACCACGTGGACCTGGTGAAGCTGCTGGTGGACAAATACCACGCCAAGGCCAACCCGGTCAACCACAAGAAGCTGACGCCACTGATGCTTGCCCGGGTGAAAGAGCACACCGAGATCTTCAGCTTCCTGGAATCGCGGGTGGCTGAGGAGTAA